DNA sequence from the Bacteroidales bacterium genome:
ATTTTTGAAACATTTGGATTAATCTGCGGTGCTTGGGCGAAGAAGGTTTCAAAATCATTATTCTTATCGATTTGTTGTTGCAATGTTTGTTGATCATATCCTGTTAGCCAAAAAATAATGGCATCTACCTCAGCTTTTGTGCGTCCCTTTTTCTCCGTTTTTTGTATATACAACGGGTATACACTTGCAAAAGAGGTTTTAAATATTTTTGTATTATCCATTTTGCTTGTTATTAATTATCAAGGTTAATTTCCTTTAGTCAGCAACTAGTTAACTTTGTTGTTCTTGCGTTCCTAATGAGTCAACAGCCCAAATACAACCGAGCGTTTTGTGCGAGTTCGGCGGAGCCAATAAATACGCTGTCAGTGCTAGGCTATATTTTCTTGATTTTCTCTGGGTTCTGTCTACAATCAAAGACTGATGCAATTGTGATAAGATTTTCCTTCTTCCAATAAATGATTTTGTAATTGCTTTC
Encoded proteins:
- a CDS encoding DUF2200 domain-containing protein, which codes for MDNTKIFKTSFASVYPLYIQKTEKKGRTKAEVDAIIFWLTGYDQQTLQQQIDKNNDFETFFAQAPQINPNVSKIMGVICGYRVEEIEDELMQKIRYLDKLVDELAKGKAMDKILRS